The proteins below come from a single Papaver somniferum cultivar HN1 chromosome 11, ASM357369v1, whole genome shotgun sequence genomic window:
- the LOC113320300 gene encoding BTB/POZ domain-containing protein FBL11-like: protein MDSLSENNQLVILELRNSYLTESEIDPKEISISTSEISTWTIHSVLSSEIVRIQSERSRLIRESSYFRGLLTGNFSESSQDCVSVEWNVETFIDVLKHIYGCFLDITANNFILLLEAAIFFGVDALLLECKTWLTKETTTKWLPSMQMDLEFVINSWNFGSDHAIDFIPELCAGYLARNFMWIISSSSFVNVPYKLLYHCVEHPHLTVDSEKCLAEAILVWIDSNNVLWQCSDRNTKYDCLEILQKVRLTLLPLDFAAGKRRNLYFSMLAEESIRAIVSMIKDPSTRQAFKDAELRNIRIRLTKYTERIVLSGCPQITLASLLLSVLPSLWNMDPLIRKKYEDSITDLHNLQRYPSRISKFPILPFEAVQEVDISKCPGLRVEAVIQCFSKSFPSLRRLNASHCFKFGVSTLFDLVEKCPLVEEVDLTADISPALPTLESTTSSATEMYHDSYVASYFKKGGLLLSKLTLEGRSNIIDLGLQSISAFALSLSFLNLKGCTSVTDLGISRLISQCENLKSLNVADTYFGGRSISVLISDNPRLKDFSDACDEHKHSSSLAFRLQELNIEGCMSVDATSLMQLMSATYLLKSMNLRKSSLNDDALNNFMGSSLKSLDVSDTMVCGVSLAQIVRRNPDLKILKARGCRNLCDQEGGDQLHIELKRNCSLEEVVFGWGFPFNSMETLGAAIKSLKAITVGLGASLGDYGLKLLPKLCPLLESIILNFQVISDDVVINLLESVRCLQVMKLCYCLGDLSPVIFQCSVPNLKVLNLERVIPWMTNEDLVNLTKNCKNLVELSISGGALLDSDSQHIISCGWPGLISIHLEECGGITSNGVSSFYDCKALEDLLLRHNGCGIQSNFIYEASSKLPMLRKVALDLCDANEGYFDTPSYSERSFLSIIKIARCKPQRCSFDLLHSNSCRKSVHKESIVVEFSANGLRTTTMKERV from the exons ATGGATTCACTTTCTGAAAATAATCAACTCGTGATTCTCGAATTGAGAAATTCGTACTTGACTGAATCAGAAATCGATCCGAAAGAAATTTCTATTTCAACCTCAGAGATTTCTACTTGGACTATTCACTCAGTTCTTAGCTCTGAAATCGTTAGAATTCAATCAGAGCGTAGTCG GCTTATTCGGGAATCTTCATATTTCCGTGGTCTACTGACTGGAAATTTTAG TGAGTCGAGTCAAGATTGTGTTTCAGTAGAGTGGAATGTGGAGACATTTATTGATGTTTTGAAGCATATCTAtggatgttttctggatattACCGCGAATAATTTCATCTTACTACTTGAG GCTGCAATCTTTTTTGGTGTGGACGCTCTTTTATTGGAGTGCAAGACATGGTTAACTAAGGAAACAACTACGAAATGGCttccttcaatgcaaatggatttGGAATTTGTTATTAACAGTTGGAATTTTGGCTCTGATCATG CGATTGACTTTATTCCAGAACTATGCGCTGGATATCTTGCACGAAATTTT ATGTGGATTATATCCTCTAGTTCTTTCGTTAATGTTCCCTATAAGTTGTTATATCATTGCGTTGAACACCCTCATTTAACTGTAGATAG TGAAAAGTGTCTGGCTGAAGCGATATTAGTTTGGATTGACAGTAACAATGTACTATGGCAATGTTCTGATAGAAACACTAAATATGACTGCCTTGAAATTCTACAAAAG GTCCGCCTGACTCTTTTGCCTCTTGATTTTGCTGCAG GGAAGAGAAGAAATTTGTACTTTTCAATGCTTGCTGAAGAAAGCATTCGTGCAATTGTTAGTATGATAAAAGATCCATCCACAAGGCAAGCATTTAAAGATGCCGAACTCCGTAACATCAGGATACGCCTTACTAAATATACCGAg AGAATAGTCCTTTCAGGATGTCCCCAGATAACGTTGGCTTCTCTGCTCCTTTCTGTGCTTCCTTCTTTGTGGAATATGGACCCCTTAATTAGAAAGAAATATGAAGACTCTATTACTGATCTTCACAACCTTCAACGTTATCCTTCCCGGATCTCGAAATTTCCAATATTACCTTTTGAAGCAGTACAGGAGGTTGACATATCCAAATGTCCAGGGCTACGTGTTGAAGCTGTCATCCAATGCTTTTCAAAGTCATTCCCATCATTGAGACGGTTGAATGCGTCTCATTGTTTCAAATTTGGGGTGTCTACCTTGTTTGACTTGGTAGAAAAATGCCCTTTAGTTGAAGAAGTTGACCTCACTGCTGATATCAGTCCTGCCTTACCAACACTTGAATCAACAACTTCATCTGCAACGGAGATGTACCATGATTCCTATGTAGCTTCATATTTCAAGAAAGGAGGATTATTATTATCAAAGCTGACACTGGAGGGACGTAGCAATATTATCG ATCTAGGTCTCCAAAGTATCTCGGCATTTGCTCTCTCCTTATCTTTCCTGAACCTTAAAGGGTGCACTTCAGTAACAGATTTAGGAATTTCAAGACTTATCTCTCAGTGTGAAAACTTAAAATCTCTTAATGTTGCCGATACTTATTTTGGGGGAAGATCAATTTCAGTGCTCATCTCTGATAACCCTCGCTTAAAAGACTTTTCTGATGCATGTGATGAACATAAGCATTCAAGTTCACTGGCCTTCCGGCTTCAAGAGCTGAATATTGAAGGTTGCATGA GTGTGGATGCAACATCTCTAATGCAGCTTATGAGTGCCACATACTTGCTGAAGAGCATGAATCTAAGGAAGTCTTCCCTTAATGATGATGCTCTTAATAATTTCATGGGATCTTCCTTGAAGAGTCTTGACGTTTCCGATACGATG GTATGTGGAGTCTCTTTAGCTCAGATTGTTCGaagaaatcctgatttgaaaattctAAAAGCAAGAGGTTGTAGGAACTTGTGCGACCAAGAAGGAGGTGATCAACTGCATATAGAGTTGAAAAGAAATTGTTCACTGGAAGAAGTTGTATTCGGGTGGGGATTTCCATTTAACTCCATGGAAACTCTTGGAGCTGCTATCAAGTCACTTAAGGCCATAACAGTTGGTCTCGGTGCATCTTTAGGCGACTATGGGCTCAAGCTACTACCTAAGCTTTGTCCATTGCTTGAATCAATCATTCTTAACTTTCAG GTAATATCTGACGATGTTGTGATTAATCTTTTGGAATCCGTAAGATGTCTTCAAGTCATGAAACTGTGCTACTGCCTTGGAGACTTGTCTCCAGTTATCTTCCAGTGCAGTGTGCCAAACTTAAAGGTATTGAATTTAGAAAGGGTAATTCCATGGATGACAAATGAGGATTTGGTAAATTTGACTAAGAACTGTAAAAATTTGGTTGAACTATCAATATCTGGAGGTGCACTTCTTGATTCAG ATTCTCAGCACATCATTTCATGTGGATGGCCAGGTCTAATTTCCATCCATTTAGAG GAATGCGGAGGCATAACATCAAATGGAGTGTCTTCCTTTTATGACTGCAAAGCTCTTGAAGATCTCTTGCTGAGGCATAAT GGTTGTGGAattcaaagtaattttatttatgAAGCTTCTTCAAAG TTGCCTATGCTTCGTAAAGTTGCTTTAGATTTATGTGATGCCAATGAAGGTTATTTTGATACCCCAAGT TATTCGGAAAGATCATTCTTGAGTATCATCAAAATAGCAAGATGTAAGCCACAGAGATGTTCATTTGACCTCCTACACTCAAACTCTTGTAGAAAGTCGGTGCACAAGGAGAGCATAGTTGTGGAGTTCAGTGCTAATGGTCTCAGGACAACAACTATGAAAGAAAGAGTATAG
- the LOC113323030 gene encoding uncharacterized protein LOC113323030, whose protein sequence is MPSVGMIRSTRVFVPKSPSSSSSSVRSSKKLKIRRIKEDNSAGDWLNQRLNNFTSNNKVVVLNHQYESIMMEFNKETQSIEKEIAVKKEPVLISDTEFVQSKRFGNVYSRKRRKLLNGGMEVVVQRNEERMFGKQFVRRQSKGRANLGLKELNSSSSPLKEVELVVIGDSEENSLPPPVKESVDKRVVLSFLIDPTTATTLLSSGSQFLNSILRYMWMKKNSRLRLSLLAAFMNDRTISRVFSAHAGIHLLQDSLPSSSSSSGICRIQRVRNNVPIFSVDFSAIPISFIRLHLAMSLECQRLPHCVQILLNGNVGSGKSLKKKRKVVEITGGNVLCLSSPVNKRICSRKFIVNPLSTVFYSDILNSDERFFASSEDWVSTAVSNCEPRQNQRKSPLICQLNTEADLIPGNDWTPLVHEPKHKKMKLSKDPTYDPDTEADLFITGNDWTPRVHEPKHKKKKLSKDPTYNPYSELEGAALDSENKIDMPSCSASVLVLESDRCYRREEATVMLEYSPSKEWVLVIKEKDLVLYSYKPTDLPWSSMSKTNRFNLAMIWTGSNGWNLEFPDREDWYTFKKLHLECIRRNSEADLEKATPVPTVREVPALAQPIPVPIFRAVPDYVNCDYVPFVQPGVYITREDDRFTRYDADSADEEWLGKVNNNRYREYNVSLEKFEELIEAFEKAVFYSLNNRIDESRAVALCSDTGQNLAVDVYRYWLKRRKQKRASPLIVFQGRPTKKVLSALNRPVLRKKRSIKKKRELPPRGARKLFFHDFDPEFDPVKEKEGEARRIKNQKEDEARRIKNQKEDEARRIKNQKEDEARRIQKQKEDEARGIQKQKEDEARGIQKQKEDEARRIQKQKEDEALRLQKEQERVVQEEKVRKAREDDLRKSEDADILRVEQATKAAQEKLELALQKRQRAQTLMGYADLAAEWATMAMKIAEAARISGSSETAASSYLDD, encoded by the exons ATGCCTTCAGTAGGGATGATCCGTTCCACTAGAGTATTTGTTCCAAAAtcaccttcatcttcatcatcatctgtgAGAAGCAGCAAGAAATTGAAGATAAGAAGAATCAAAGAAGATAATTCTGCTGGTGATTGGTTGAATCAGAGACTTAATAACTTTACATCTAATAATAAAGTTGTTGTTCTGAATCATCAGTATGAATCAATTATGATGGAATTCAACAAAGAAACTCAATCAATTGAAAAAGAAATTGCTGTAAAGAAGGAACCAGTCTTGATATCTGATACTGAATTTGTTCAGAGTAAGAGGTTTGGGAATGTTTACAGTAGAAAAAGAAGGAAATTGTTGAATGGGGGAATGGAGGTGGTGGTTCAAAGGAATGAAGAAAGGATGTTTGGTAAGCAATTTGTTCGTAGACAATCGAAAGGGAGGGCTAATTTGGGGTTGAAGGAGTTgaattcatcatcatcaccacttaAAGAAGTGGAATTGGTGGTAATTGGGGATTCGGAGGAGAATTCATTGCCACCACCAGTTAAAGAATCAGTTGATAAAAGGGTTGTTCTTTCTTTTCTGATTGATCCTACTACTGCTACTACTTTATTGAGTAGTGGTTCTCAGTTTTTGAACTCTATTCTGAGATACATGTGGATGAAGAAGAATTCAAGGTTGAGATTATCACTTCTTGCTGCTTTCATGAATGATCGAACTATCTCCAGGGTTTTCTCTGCTCATGCTGGGATTCATCTTTTACAA GATTCTTTaccatcatcatcctcatcttctggaATTTGCAGGATTCAACGGGTTCGAAACAATGTACCTATATTTTCTGTTGATTTCTCAGCAATTCCTATTTCGTTTATTAGATTACATTTAGCTATGTCTTTAGAATGTCAAAGATTACCCCATTGTGTGCAAATTTTACTGAATGGTAATGTGGGTTCTGGAAAGtctttgaagaagaagaggaaggtgGTTGAAATTACTGGTGGGAATGTGTTATGTCTGAGTTCCCCTGTGAATAAGCGGATTTGTTCGAGGAAATTTATTGTGAACCCACTGTCGACGGTTTTCTATTCAGATATTTTGAATTCGGATGAGCGTTTCTTTGCTTCCAGTGAGGATTGGGTTTCAACTGCAGTCTCTAATTGTGAACCTAGGCAGAATCAGAGGAAGTCTCCATTGATATGTCAGCTGAATACGGAGGCAGATTTGATACCTGGTAATGATTGGACTCCTCTAGTCCATGAACCTAaacacaaaaagatgaagttatcTAAGGATCCTACTTATGACCCTGATACGGAGgcggatttgtttataactgGTAATGATTGGACTCCTCGAGTTCATGAACCTAAacataagaagaagaagttatctaAGGATCCTACTTATAACCCTTATAGTGAATTAGAAGGTGCCGCACTGGATTCAGAGAACAAGATTGATATGCCATCTTGCTCTGCAAGTGTATTGGTTCTTGAGTCGGATAGATGCTACAGGAGAGAAGAAGCGACAGTGATGTTAGAGTACTCACCTTCGAAGGAGTGGGTACTCGTGATCAAGGAAAAAGACTTGGTCTTGTATAGTTATAAACCAACAGACTTGCCTTGGAGCTCTATGAGTAAGACTAATCGGTTTAATCTGGCGATGATATGGACTGGTTCAAATGGTTGGAATTTAGAGTTTCCTGACAGAGAAGACTGGTATACTTTTAAGAAGCTCCATCTGGAGTGTATTCGTAGGAACTCGGAGGCTGATTTGGAAAAGGCAACCCCTGTACCTACTGTTCGGGAAGTACCAGCTTTGGCGCAGCCAATCCCTGTACCTATTTTTCGGGCAGTACCAGATTATGTGAACTGTGATTATGTGCCATTTGTACAACCTGGTGTTTACATAACCAGGGAAGACGATAGGTTTACAAGGTATGATGCTGATTCAGCTGATGAAGAATGGTTGGGTAAAGTAAATAATAATCGTTACAGAGAATATAATGTATCTTTGGAGAAGTTCGAGGAACTGATTGAGGCGTTTGAGAAAGCTGTCTTTTATAGCCTTAATAACAGAATCGATGAGAGCAGGGCTGTCGCTCTTTGCTCAGATACAGGGCAGAACCTAGCGGTGGATGTATATAGATATTGGCTGAAAAGACGGAAGCAAAAACGAGCTTCTCCGCTAATAGTTTTCCAG GGTCGACCAACAAAGAAGGTTCTGTCTGCTCTCAACAGGCCCGTATTACGTAAAAAAcgatcaataaagaagaaaagagaacttCCTCCCAGAGGAGCACGCAAACTTTTCTTCCATG ATTTTGATCCAGAATTTGATCCAGTAAAAGAGAAGGAAGGCGAAGCACGTAGAATCAAAAATCAGAAGGAAGACGAAGCACGTAGAATCAAAAATCAGAAGGAAGACGAAGCACGTAGAATCAAAAATCAGAAGGAAGACGAAGCACGTAGAATCCAAAAACAGAAGGAAGACGAAGCACGTGGAATCCAAAAACAGAAGGAAGACGAAGCACGTGGAATCCAAAAACAGAAGGAAGACGAAGCACGTAGAATCCAAAAACAGAAGGAAGACGAAGCACTTAGACTCCAAAAAGAGCAGGAACGTGTGGTTCAAGAAGAAAAGGTGCGAAAAGCCCGTGAAGATGACTTGCGTAAATCTGAAGATGCAGATATCCTCAGAGTTGAACAAGCAACTAAAGCTGCACAGGAAAAATTGGAATTGGCATTGCAGAAACGTCAGCGAGCACAAACTCTAATGGGATATGCTGACTTGGCAGCAGAGTGGGCAACCATGGCAATGAAGATTGCCGAAGCTGCTAGAATATCCGGGTCTTCAGAGACAGCTGCTTCATCTTATCTGGATGATTGA